A genomic region of Alistipes megaguti contains the following coding sequences:
- a CDS encoding DUF4971 domain-containing protein: MNKIYHFILFCFATLCLAACSDDDPEVSGIDGKDHFISEFALTVDGITYQAMIVGDKITVEIPYNTSLKGATVEYALCEGASINPNPSTIEDWENEWKFVVTSKMQDSKVYSYTYQYTDIEQSGSVVLATQAEVDNFAKTGINKIEGSLTIGTADGEEITNLDGLANLKQISNSLVINPSYKGTDLTGLDNLEQLGSFKLGSTTSASKNIMLKTVNLPSLLGVTGDFVVNSSVIEKISIPKVEFIGEDMYITSDALLDLDANAVESVGASLIVKGSVAQKESATTEAIVFSALKQVGNELTIQYFPKLQGIYLPALESVAGTASFSDMSSIGSLAMTELHSVGGLTIKNCKEISIVELPGLISCGETSVDANKVNKLNIASLKDVLGDMTLTNLLIEELDLSQINFNGNTLTLQCKQLNKIVGSETFNGSLFLLPKDCRLTEFTLEGISNIQGDFQCIDYFYVKEFVMPFIRVAGDMTIALNSGSVNTAAEIEFPKLQEIGGTLTLGTNRNANNITFPLLKKILGSCSVTTYNLKNDIEFTNLESIGTDGADAQIKFEIEATNILCPKLKTINGKFDIATSSFMFDMEVDKVSYPNVESISENLSITCPYSDFGSNGILSIDFSGLKSAKGISISGQGDVTDFSSFKYLFENNVLTGESQWSVKECGYNPTFQEMKDGKYKLAE; this comes from the coding sequence ATGAACAAAATATATCATTTCATCCTATTCTGTTTCGCTACGCTCTGCCTTGCTGCATGTAGTGATGACGACCCTGAAGTAAGCGGAATAGACGGCAAGGATCACTTCATCTCCGAGTTTGCTCTAACTGTAGATGGCATTACCTATCAAGCCATGATAGTCGGGGACAAGATTACAGTTGAGATACCTTATAATACCAGTCTGAAAGGGGCTACCGTAGAGTATGCCCTTTGCGAGGGAGCCTCTATTAACCCGAATCCATCGACCATAGAGGATTGGGAGAATGAATGGAAATTCGTAGTTACCTCCAAAATGCAGGATAGCAAAGTATATTCCTATACTTATCAATATACAGACATCGAACAGAGCGGCAGCGTAGTACTTGCCACGCAAGCCGAGGTTGATAATTTTGCAAAGACAGGAATAAACAAAATCGAAGGCAGCCTGACCATCGGAACGGCAGACGGAGAAGAAATCACCAATCTGGACGGACTTGCCAACCTGAAACAAATCAGTAACTCCCTTGTCATCAATCCGTCTTACAAAGGAACGGATTTGACCGGGTTGGATAATCTGGAACAACTCGGAAGTTTCAAATTAGGTTCGACAACTTCTGCCAGTAAAAACATAATGCTCAAAACGGTTAATCTGCCCTCTTTGCTTGGAGTGACCGGTGATTTTGTCGTTAACAGTTCTGTCATTGAAAAAATATCTATACCCAAAGTCGAGTTCATTGGTGAGGATATGTATATAACTTCCGATGCTTTACTTGATTTGGATGCAAATGCCGTTGAATCTGTCGGAGCTTCCTTAATTGTCAAAGGTTCGGTAGCACAAAAAGAATCAGCGACAACCGAAGCCATTGTTTTCTCAGCGCTCAAACAGGTCGGGAATGAACTTACAATCCAATATTTTCCCAAACTGCAAGGAATTTATCTACCGGCATTGGAAAGTGTGGCCGGTACTGCCTCATTCTCCGATATGTCCTCCATCGGAAGTCTTGCAATGACCGAATTACATTCGGTTGGAGGACTAACTATAAAAAATTGCAAAGAAATTTCCATTGTTGAACTTCCCGGTCTTATTTCCTGCGGAGAGACCAGTGTGGATGCGAATAAAGTCAATAAACTCAATATAGCTTCTTTGAAAGATGTACTCGGTGATATGACTTTAACTAATCTGCTCATAGAAGAACTGGATTTGTCCCAGATAAATTTTAACGGAAATACACTTACCCTACAATGTAAGCAACTAAATAAAATCGTAGGATCGGAAACATTTAACGGTAGCCTTTTTCTACTTCCTAAAGATTGTCGATTGACAGAATTTACGTTGGAAGGAATCTCAAATATACAGGGTGACTTCCAATGCATAGATTATTTTTATGTAAAAGAATTTGTTATGCCATTTATTCGTGTGGCAGGAGATATGACTATTGCATTGAATTCGGGAAGTGTTAATACGGCGGCGGAAATCGAATTTCCTAAATTGCAGGAAATTGGAGGGACCTTAACATTAGGGACAAATAGGAATGCAAATAATATTACCTTCCCGTTATTGAAAAAAATTCTCGGTTCATGTTCAGTTACGACTTACAACCTTAAGAATGATATTGAGTTTACCAATCTGGAAAGCATTGGAACGGATGGAGCTGATGCACAAATTAAGTTTGAGATTGAGGCTACTAATATTCTATGTCCCAAATTAAAAACGATAAATGGGAAGTTTGATATTGCAACATCTTCTTTTATGTTTGATATGGAAGTAGATAAAGTATCTTATCCTAACGTAGAATCAATATCCGAAAATCTTTCAATAACATGCCCGTATTCTGATTTTGGTTCTAATGGTATTTTGTCCATTGATTTTTCAGGTCTCAAATCAGCAAAAGGGATTAGTATAAGCGGGCAAGGAGATGTTACTGATTTCAGTTCTTTCAAATACCTGTTTGAAAACAATGTTCTAACAGGAGAATCTCAATGGTCTGTCAAAGAATGTGGTTACAACCCCACTTTCCAAGAGATGAAAGACGGGAAGTACAAGCTTGCCGAATAG
- a CDS encoding PKD-like domain-containing protein, protein MNLGQMLFNGKCKVFAPFYYIPMEIGIKYFLQGNFSIKIINIMKKYLLLFSLTIFLFACNKDEEISQDVILPPVIELDSEDGIYVVKIGKEVVIEPTYQNVDYAVYSWKCNGRIISDEPQLKYIFNECGSYYVTLRVDTRDASTEEEIRVDVNELAPPVISLVTPSIGLKVVAGREYILTPDIQNAEGATYLWTLNGNEVGTENTYTFKQDELGTYELTLTVTNEDGQSKKTVSIEVVDKLPIEIVVPSSLYFTENNTKYVELGRTLFVRPFVSISAEPSYQWSLDGQPIEGANSLVYGFKPAKTGEHTLTFTVKYDNQDTKAVLTRNISVSGVDEVSVNIPVKCCEAAGKRPFAAGNSIYSNKVYEFVPAPGQFVNETNTAGFNGESTHEAACAYAQKRLDNEQYVSLGGWGGYIVVGFDHSIENKGGYDFSIKGNAFDSSNEPGIVWVMQDVNGDGLPNDEWYELKGSEYGKPETIQDYAVTYFRPGPNMDTQWQDNKGNKGAIDRLGNYHPQEFYYPLWIEEDSYTLYGTCLKARTEQSPSTGMWSNNPFGWGYADNIGDDMPNKDNPNAGALGNYFKISDALNIDGTSANLSHIDFIKVQTGVNVKAGWLGENSTEVFKFCDENNNNDK, encoded by the coding sequence GTATTTGCCCCTTTTTATTATATCCCAATGGAGATTGGAATCAAATACTTTCTTCAAGGGAATTTCAGCATTAAAATTATAAATATAATGAAGAAGTATTTGCTTTTATTCTCCTTGACGATATTTCTATTTGCATGCAACAAAGACGAAGAAATATCGCAGGACGTGATATTGCCTCCTGTCATTGAGTTGGATAGCGAGGACGGAATCTACGTTGTAAAGATAGGAAAAGAGGTCGTTATTGAGCCGACCTATCAGAATGTCGATTACGCCGTTTATTCATGGAAATGCAACGGTCGTATCATTTCCGACGAGCCTCAATTGAAATACATTTTCAACGAATGCGGTTCGTATTACGTTACCCTGCGTGTGGATACGAGGGATGCCAGCACAGAGGAAGAAATTCGTGTGGATGTCAATGAATTGGCTCCGCCCGTTATTTCATTGGTAACCCCCTCTATAGGGCTTAAAGTTGTCGCAGGACGTGAGTATATCCTTACACCCGACATTCAAAATGCAGAAGGAGCTACTTATTTGTGGACTCTTAACGGAAACGAAGTCGGAACGGAAAATACTTATACATTCAAGCAAGATGAGTTGGGAACTTATGAACTGACCTTAACCGTAACAAATGAAGACGGACAATCAAAGAAGACAGTTTCTATTGAGGTTGTCGATAAACTTCCGATTGAAATCGTAGTTCCGTCATCTTTATATTTTACCGAGAATAATACCAAATACGTAGAATTAGGACGTACTTTGTTTGTCCGCCCCTTTGTATCAATAAGTGCCGAGCCTTCTTATCAATGGAGTTTGGACGGGCAACCGATTGAGGGAGCCAATTCTTTGGTTTACGGTTTCAAACCCGCTAAAACCGGAGAACACACGCTTACCTTTACTGTGAAATACGACAATCAAGATACAAAAGCAGTGCTCACCCGTAATATTTCGGTCTCCGGTGTCGATGAAGTCAGTGTCAATATTCCGGTGAAATGTTGTGAAGCGGCCGGAAAAAGACCTTTTGCTGCCGGAAATTCCATTTACAGCAATAAAGTATATGAATTTGTTCCGGCTCCGGGACAATTTGTAAACGAAACGAATACAGCAGGTTTCAATGGGGAAAGCACGCACGAAGCAGCCTGTGCTTACGCACAAAAACGTCTTGATAATGAACAATATGTTTCTCTCGGAGGTTGGGGAGGATATATTGTAGTAGGATTCGACCACAGTATCGAAAACAAAGGCGGTTATGATTTTTCCATCAAAGGAAATGCCTTTGATTCGTCAAATGAACCGGGCATTGTATGGGTAATGCAAGATGTCAATGGAGACGGCTTGCCCAACGATGAATGGTATGAACTGAAGGGTTCTGAATATGGAAAACCCGAAACCATTCAGGACTATGCCGTAACTTATTTCCGTCCCGGTCCCAACATGGACACCCAATGGCAAGACAACAAGGGAAATAAAGGGGCGATTGACCGTCTCGGCAACTATCACCCGCAAGAGTTTTATTATCCTTTGTGGATTGAAGAGGATTCCTATACGTTATACGGCACATGCCTGAAAGCACGTACCGAACAAAGCCCGTCGACAGGCATGTGGTCCAATAATCCGTTCGGGTGGGGATATGCCGATAATATTGGTGATGATATGCCCAATAAAGACAATCCTAACGCGGGAGCACTTGGAAACTATTTTAAGATTTCCGATGCGCTCAATATCGACGGCACGTCTGCAAACCTTTCCCATATCGACTTTATCAAGGTGCAGACCGGAGTCAATGTAAAAGCCGGATGGTTAGGGGAAAATTCCACGGAAGTTTTCAAGTTCTGTGATGAAAACAACAATAACGACAAATAA